A window from Macaca thibetana thibetana isolate TM-01 chromosome 7, ASM2454274v1, whole genome shotgun sequence encodes these proteins:
- the GSKIP gene encoding GSK3B-interacting protein translates to METDCNPMELSSMSGFEEGSELNGFEGTDMKDMRLEAEAVVNDVLFAVNNMFVSKSLRCADDVAYINVETKERNRYCLELTEAGLKVVGYAFDQVDDHLQTPYHETVYSLLDTLSPAYREAFGNALLQRLEALKRDGQS, encoded by the exons ATGGAAACAGACTGTAATCCCATGGAGCTAAGCAGTATGTCAGGATTTGAAGAAGGTTCAGAGCTTAATGGTTTTGAAGGAACTGACATGAAAGACATGAGGCTAGAAGCTGAAGCAGTTGTAAATGATGTTCTCTTTGCCGTTAATAACATGTTTGTCTCGAAAAGCCTGCGGTGTGCAGATGATGTGGCCTATATCAATGTGGAAACAAAGGAGAGAAACAGATATTGCTTAGAGCTCACTGAAGCAGGGCTCAAG GTGGTAGGCTATGCTTTTGACCAGGTGGATGATCATTTACAGACTCCCTACCACGAAACAGTCTACTCCCTGTTGGATACACTCAGCCCCGCCTACCGGGAAGCCTTTGGAAACGCACTCCTTCAAAGACTGGAAGCTTTGAAAAGGGATGGACAGTCATGA